Proteins from a single region of Maridesulfovibrio bastinii DSM 16055:
- a CDS encoding helix-turn-helix domain-containing protein: protein MAKKSISDISLSSQAQETLRILGENIKLARIRRGITQKDLAARAQMSPLRLRKVETGEPTVGLGAIAQVLDVLGLVGSLAQVAEPENDSLGKSLENKNRKKRVDPPRNKIQELDF, encoded by the coding sequence ATGGCAAAAAAATCTATTTCAGATATCAGCTTATCCAGTCAGGCTCAGGAAACTCTGCGTATTCTTGGTGAAAATATTAAATTGGCCAGAATCCGCCGTGGAATTACACAGAAAGATTTGGCTGCGCGGGCACAGATGTCTCCACTAAGGCTGCGTAAAGTAGAGACAGGAGAGCCCACTGTGGGGCTTGGCGCTATTGCACAGGTTCTTGATGTCCTGGGGTTGGTGGGCAGCCTTGCTCAGGTGGCAGAACCGGAAAATGATTCACTTGGAAAAAGTCTGGAAAATAAAAATCGTAAGAAAAGAGTCGATCCGCCAAGAAATAAAATTCAAGAGTTGGATTTCTAA
- a CDS encoding type II toxin-antitoxin system HipA family toxin: protein MITEDVNSILSEFDYGRRYLERRDAIPLDPVQLPLIKDHFQTEGLFRVFHDASPDGWGSHLLDIAAGEFGKTPSLFDYLTVLDQKDRIGALAFGPDLYGPKPHCPEWRPKTIVGEHLDFEEMLSLVDEVLDDVVVKPQFRRFFIRGSSVGGAQPKAVVSYHGNPMIAKFSKELEHWPTCRIELAAMNLARMCGIRVPECEVIQIAGRDVFLIKRFDRGENGERFHFLSAMTLTSADNMEKGSYADIALAIRRYGVQQFLKKDLEELFRRMVFNIMINNHDDHLKNHGFLYDVETGGWRLSPAYDIVPQPQEFDTGKSYLKLSIGTQGRLATLNNALSQSENFGLKKEQAKEIIKFMGHIVLDNWEKENRRSGVPLEKIISLREAYRNAYNVKKIEI from the coding sequence GTGATAACAGAAGATGTAAATTCAATTCTGTCCGAATTCGACTATGGACGTCGATATCTTGAACGCAGGGATGCCATTCCTCTTGATCCTGTTCAGTTACCTTTGATCAAAGATCATTTTCAGACTGAGGGGTTATTCAGGGTCTTTCATGATGCAAGCCCTGACGGTTGGGGGTCACATCTATTGGATATAGCGGCAGGGGAATTTGGTAAGACCCCAAGCCTCTTTGATTATCTTACAGTTCTTGATCAAAAAGACCGGATAGGAGCTCTTGCTTTTGGTCCTGATTTATATGGTCCCAAACCTCATTGCCCGGAATGGAGGCCCAAGACTATTGTCGGAGAACATTTGGATTTTGAGGAAATGCTCAGTCTGGTTGATGAAGTACTTGATGATGTTGTGGTCAAACCACAGTTTAGAAGATTTTTTATCAGAGGATCTTCAGTAGGAGGAGCTCAACCAAAGGCCGTTGTTAGCTATCATGGTAATCCTATGATTGCTAAGTTCTCAAAAGAATTGGAACATTGGCCAACCTGCCGAATCGAACTGGCAGCAATGAATCTGGCCCGCATGTGCGGTATTCGCGTTCCTGAATGTGAGGTAATCCAGATTGCTGGCCGGGATGTCTTTTTGATCAAAAGATTTGATCGTGGTGAGAACGGTGAAAGATTCCATTTTTTGTCGGCAATGACATTAACCTCGGCAGATAATATGGAAAAAGGATCATATGCCGATATAGCTCTGGCAATCAGACGCTATGGGGTGCAGCAATTTTTGAAAAAAGACCTTGAAGAGCTTTTTCGGCGTATGGTGTTTAATATCATGATTAACAATCATGACGACCATCTTAAAAATCATGGATTTCTTTACGATGTAGAAACAGGTGGTTGGAGGCTTTCTCCTGCCTATGACATTGTTCCTCAGCCTCAGGAATTCGATACCGGTAAAAGTTATTTAAAATTAAGTATCGGTACCCAGGGACGACTGGCTACTTTGAACAATGCCCTCTCTCAGTCTGAAAATTTCGGATTAAAAAAAGAGCAGGCAAAAGAAATTATTAAATTTATGGGACATATTGTTTTAGATAATTGGGAAAAAGAAAATAGGCGATCTGGTGTTCCGCTGGAAAAGATTATAAGCCTCAGGGAAGCCTATCGGAATGCCTATAATGTAAAAAAAATTGAAATATAG
- a CDS encoding NirD/YgiW/YdeI family stress tolerance protein, with product MKRLTLIFALVLAIGSFAATSNAVEVGSNVINTVSEAKVSGPDDFAALTGSFVKKINDGEYLFSDKTGEIIVRVAPDMESKVEACLGNVAHIEGHVAQNIVAVEVDVNKVIISNKLACNK from the coding sequence ATGAAGCGTTTAACCCTTATTTTCGCACTGGTTCTGGCCATTGGAAGTTTTGCAGCAACATCTAACGCAGTTGAAGTTGGTTCCAATGTTATCAACACTGTTTCTGAGGCAAAAGTTTCAGGACCTGATGACTTTGCTGCCCTGACAGGATCTTTTGTTAAAAAAATTAATGACGGCGAATACCTCTTCAGTGACAAGACCGGCGAAATTATCGTTAGGGTTGCTCCTGATATGGAATCCAAAGTAGAAGCTTGCCTTGGCAATGTAGCTCATATTGAAGGTCATGTGGCTCAGAACATTGTTGCAGTTGAAGTTGATGTTAACAAGGTCATCATTTCAAACAAGCTTGCCTGTAACAAATAG